The genomic region TCCGAAGAGCTTTCAAAACAGCTTAGCCTTGTTCTTACTGAACAGCATGTTTCAAGAAATTTAAGCGCACGCGAATTGATCGCCCTGGGTCGGCAACCATACACGAACTGGATCGGGAAACTGGATCTGGAGGATAAAGAAGCCGTGCAAAAAGCAATTGAGCTTGTCAATATTAAAGAACTCGCAAACAAAAAGTGCTATGAACTTAGTGACGGGCAGTTTCAGAAGGTCTTAATAGCCAGAGCAATTGCACAGGACACTTCTTTGATCATCCTGGATGAACCCACCACTCATCTTGACATTTACCATAAAGCCTTTATGCTGAAGTTACTAAAGCAACTTACAGAAAAAACCGGTAAGGCGATCATTTTTGCCACTCACGAGATCAACCTGGCCATACAACTATGCGA from Christiangramia sp. OXR-203 harbors:
- a CDS encoding ABC transporter ATP-binding protein; protein product: MENKNSNSILKTSELSIGYSVRSKAKIIAENIEFKIGANELTAVIGVNGAGKSTLLKTLSRSLEPIKGEVIINNKSISNVSSEELSKQLSLVLTEQHVSRNLSARELIALGRQPYTNWIGKLDLEDKEAVQKAIELVNIKELANKKCYELSDGQFQKVLIARAIAQDTSLIILDEPTTHLDIYHKAFMLKLLKQLTEKTGKAIIFATHEINLAIQLCDKLIILKDGKSFTGTPKELMASGVFDSLFPSELITFDRQSASFRISS